The following proteins are encoded in a genomic region of Takifugu flavidus isolate HTHZ2018 chromosome 3, ASM371156v2, whole genome shotgun sequence:
- the LOC130522824 gene encoding rho GTPase-activating protein 20-like isoform X2: protein MWTTGYTDEVYEGSTSPERSFVMGWPTCNYVATFSSTEDKEKWFLRLKSRIKEEKENEEPKTIPLRVYGKGINTFAVTKTLPVSNWDSTNEVVRLALQQFGVIGNVKDFQLWVISKKDNVPYPLIGHEFPFSIQMSHVIPTPSPGGEGRDTAAPPVDRQVALQMEQLQVYKQCQFILKPRPTDTQNLPAELPQKPLKRRRSFIGWAFWRGSSSHLNDPSLSTPRGCLFGQPLGSVCIDGALPKPVMDMLAFLYAEGSWTRGIFRRPAGARAVRELRDTLDSGNFQLPLTRDHVFVIAGVFKDFLRSIPGSLLCSELHEEWMDVLDEEDEEEEQVQDIKRMISRLPNENALLLRYLLAMLHGIQGNAQENQMTSFNLSVCIAPSMLWPPGAPCSNEAEGEGTKKVCELVKFMIEHCRQILGEDPSSLYGGPPPQPPPEETGSEWFYPMTDSSYDSLENELDHSSSSPSFCNRRQLRAETLRGSLDSILTFSDCDQDTDPEILQAQPDSEPRLKVHPLERHRARRLKPGVSYVSRDTQTVNSGSRERRCSEPAITYVAKFRPCASGMDDANSEELPSQPPNPCGETKKGGGTSAGLEASSSSLSSISPDPTRSSLDSPDSLDSDITWVRRRGLYISRTNLPSASSTTSNPQPSGAPPEHSCCPKGSPPKEPLTWGTLKSCQSLHPNSWLKKGRRLSLTQQDNLAQEEDKSGGGPSHKSLTFGKHASEKGKAGERGEQPAISNNRPQQKPSSRVSRAGADGSRACLLPGKDGHSDQHLKRGPFSPPPHHRSTGSLSFSKPSWFHSSESLLPSENPSKHNTGSEEKTPNRPSPPLFMKESSSPFTLLKQSKAAEEQRSSRLYQRRGSEPGRQVIDRSSGVTRARLPSDPGLKVTEVDIGSQGEKPKARFCLSPCATKAVRDYFSSHPDSSPHSSQQVALALVESRREWLKRCNDPTADVDFEQLLFAEESYV, encoded by the exons ATGTGGACGACAGGCTACACGGACGAGGTCTATGAGGGGAGCACGAGCCCAGAGAGGAGCTTTGTGATGGGCTGGCCCACCTGCAACTACGTTGCTACATTCAG CTCAacagaagacaaagagaaaTGGTTCTTGAGACTCAAAAG tcggataaaggaggagaaggagaacgAAGAACCTAAAACCATTCCTCTAAGGGTCTATGGAAAGGGAATCAATACTTTTGCAGTG ACCAAGACACTCCCGGTCAGCAACTGGGATTCGACCAATGAGGTGGTGCGACTGGCCCTGCAACAGTTCGGCGTCATA GGGAATGTGAAAGATTTCCAGCTGTGGGTGATCTCCAAGAAGGACAACGTCCCCTATCCTTTAATCG GTCACGAGTTTCCCTTCAGTATCCAGATGAGTCATGTGATACCGACCCCGTCTCCGGGAGGTGAAGGGAGGGACACGGCTGCTCCGCCTGTGGACAGACAGGTCGCCCTGCAGATGGAACAGCTACAGGTGTACAAGCAGTGCCAATTCATCCTGAAGCCTCgtcccacagacacacagaactTACCTGCAG AGCTGCCACAAAAGCCATTAAAGAGGAGGCGTTCCTTTATTGGCTGGGCCTTCTGGAGAGgttcctcctctcacctgaaCGACCCAAGTCTCAGCACACCCCGCGGCTGTCTGTTCGGCCAGCCGCTCGGCTCCGTGTGTATCGACGGTGCTCTGCCAAAGCCAGTTATG GACATGCTCGCCTTCCTGTATGCTGAGGGCTCGTGGACGAGGGGGATCTTCCGCCGTCCAGCAGGTGCTCGGGCTGTCAGGGAACTGAGGGACACTCTGGACAGCGGCAACTTTCAACTTCCTCTAACAAGAGACCACGTATTTGTCATCGCTGGAGTCTTTAAG GATTTCCTACGCAGCATCCCCGGCAGCTTGTTGTGCTCTGAGCTACACgaagaatggatggatgtgttggatgaagaggacgaggaagaaGAGCAAGTTCAGGACATTAAGAG AATGATTTCCCGCTTGCCTAACGAGAACGCCCTCCTGCTGCGCTACCTGCTGGCCATGCTGCATGGCATCCAGGGCAATGCCCAGGAGAACCAGATGACCAGTTTCAATTTATCAGTCTGCATtgctcccagcatgctttggcCTCCCGGAGCGCCTTGTAGCAATgaggcagagggagaaggaaCCAAGAAG gTATGCGAACTGGTCAAGTTCATGATCGAACACTGTCGGCAGATTCTGGGAGAGGATCCTTCCTCACTGTATGGAGGaccacccccccaacctcccCCGGAGGAGACGGGATCAG agtgGTTCTACCCGATGACCGACTCGTCCTACGACAGTCTAGAGAACGAGCtggaccacagcagcagctcccccagCTTCTGCAACAGAAGACAGCTCAGAGCCGAAACGCTACGAGGCAGCCTGGATTCCATCCTCACGTTCAGCGACTGCGACCAGGACACCGACCCGGAGATCCTCCAGGCCCAACCCGACAGCGAGCCCAGGCTGAAGGTTCACCCGCTGGAAAGACACAGAGCCAGGAGGCTGAAGCCAGGCGTCTCCTACGTCAGCCGGGACACACAGACCGTAAACTCGGGGAGCAGAGAGCGCCGTTGCTCGGAGCCGGCCATAACGTATGTGGCCAAATTTAGGCCGTGCGCTTCAGGGATGGATGATGCCAATAGTGAAGAGCTTCCCAGTCAGCCTCCAAACCCCTGTGGCGAGACCAAGAAGGGAGGTGGGACGTCAGCAGGTCTGGAGGCaagctcctccagcctgtcctccatctcccctgACCCGACTCGCTCCTCCTTGGACTCTCCGGACTCCCTTGACAGCGACATCACCTGGGTGAGGAGACGGGGACTCTACATATCCAGGACAAATCTACCTTCTGCAAGCTCCACCACGAGCAATCCTCAACCCTCCGGCGCCCCCCCCGAGCACAGCTGCTGTCCTAAAGGCTCCCCACCAAAAGAACCACTCACCTGGGGGACCCTGAAAAGCTGCCAGAGCCTCCACCCAAACTCTTGGCTGAAGAAAGGCCGGAGACTGTCGCTAACCCAACAAGACAATTTggcacaggaggaggacaaatcCGGG GGAGGACCCAGTCATAAGTCACTCACATTTGGGAAACACGCCTCAGAGAAAGGAAAAGCAGGCGAGAGGGGAGAACAGCCCGCGATCTCCAACAACCGGCCTCAGCAGAAACCATCCAGCAGGGTGTCAAGAGCCGGAGCAGATGGCAGCCGCGCATGTCTGCTCCCGGGGAAGGACGGGCACAGCGACCAGCACCTGAAGCGGGGCCCCTTCAGCCCGCCGCCCCACCACCGCTCGACAGGGAGCCTCAGCTTTTCTAAACCATCCTGGTTCCATTCTTCAGAGTCGCTGCTGCCGAGCGAAAACCCCAGCAAGCacaacacaggaagtgaggagaaAACGCCGAACCGGCCGTCGCCGCCGTTATTTATGAAGGAAAGTAGTTCCCCTTTCACTTTGCTGAAGCAAAGCAAGGCAGCGGAGGAGCAGCGCAGCTCCAGGCTCTACCAGCGGAGGGGGTCAGAACCTGGGCGTCAGGTGATTGACAGGTCCTCTGGGGTCACGCGAGCGAGGCTGCCCAGCGACCCGGGGCTGAAGGTCACCGAGGTGGATATTGGTTCACAGGGGGAGAAACCCAAGGCCCGTTTCTGCCTCTCCCCATGTGCTACCAAGGCGGTGCGGGATTACTTCAGCTCCCACCCTGACAGTAGCccacacagcagccagcaggtggcgctggcCCTGGTCGAGAGTCGCAGGGAATGGTTGAAGAGATGCAACGACCCCACGGCAGACGTGGACTTTGAGCAGCTTCTGTTTGCTGAAGAATCCTACGTTTGA
- the LOC130522824 gene encoding rho GTPase-activating protein 20-like isoform X1: protein MDNLSPQQRPESLGRGGGHQASKRRMKYQSYRRQSAPSLVITKALTRSKTLSRESFQLPVFPERCSLVQSFLAGFDRSFLLHGHVQLRTGMQTQDRHLFLFTDILVISKAKSANNFKRKAQVRVCQMWTTGYTDEVYEGSTSPERSFVMGWPTCNYVATFSSTEDKEKWFLRLKSRIKEEKENEEPKTIPLRVYGKGINTFAVTKTLPVSNWDSTNEVVRLALQQFGVIGNVKDFQLWVISKKDNVPYPLIGHEFPFSIQMSHVIPTPSPGGEGRDTAAPPVDRQVALQMEQLQVYKQCQFILKPRPTDTQNLPAELPQKPLKRRRSFIGWAFWRGSSSHLNDPSLSTPRGCLFGQPLGSVCIDGALPKPVMDMLAFLYAEGSWTRGIFRRPAGARAVRELRDTLDSGNFQLPLTRDHVFVIAGVFKDFLRSIPGSLLCSELHEEWMDVLDEEDEEEEQVQDIKRMISRLPNENALLLRYLLAMLHGIQGNAQENQMTSFNLSVCIAPSMLWPPGAPCSNEAEGEGTKKVCELVKFMIEHCRQILGEDPSSLYGGPPPQPPPEETGSEWFYPMTDSSYDSLENELDHSSSSPSFCNRRQLRAETLRGSLDSILTFSDCDQDTDPEILQAQPDSEPRLKVHPLERHRARRLKPGVSYVSRDTQTVNSGSRERRCSEPAITYVAKFRPCASGMDDANSEELPSQPPNPCGETKKGGGTSAGLEASSSSLSSISPDPTRSSLDSPDSLDSDITWVRRRGLYISRTNLPSASSTTSNPQPSGAPPEHSCCPKGSPPKEPLTWGTLKSCQSLHPNSWLKKGRRLSLTQQDNLAQEEDKSGGGPSHKSLTFGKHASEKGKAGERGEQPAISNNRPQQKPSSRVSRAGADGSRACLLPGKDGHSDQHLKRGPFSPPPHHRSTGSLSFSKPSWFHSSESLLPSENPSKHNTGSEEKTPNRPSPPLFMKESSSPFTLLKQSKAAEEQRSSRLYQRRGSEPGRQVIDRSSGVTRARLPSDPGLKVTEVDIGSQGEKPKARFCLSPCATKAVRDYFSSHPDSSPHSSQQVALALVESRREWLKRCNDPTADVDFEQLLFAEESYV, encoded by the exons CGGATGAAGTATCAGAGTTATCGACGCCAGTCGGCTCCATCTCTGGTCATCACAAAGGCTCTCACCAGGTCCAAGACGCTCTCCAG AGAGAGCTTCCAGCTTCCTGTGTTCCCAGAGAGATGCTCATTGGTCCAGTCTTTCCTCGCCGGCTTTGATAGGTCGTTCCTCCTCCATGGACACGTCCAACTCCGAACAGGGATGCAGACTCAAGACAgacacctcttcctcttcacagacATACTGGTGATCAGCAAAGCCAA ATCAGCCAACAACTTTAAGCGGAAGGCTCAGGTGCGTGTGTGCCAGATGTGGACGACAGGCTACACGGACGAGGTCTATGAGGGGAGCACGAGCCCAGAGAGGAGCTTTGTGATGGGCTGGCCCACCTGCAACTACGTTGCTACATTCAG CTCAacagaagacaaagagaaaTGGTTCTTGAGACTCAAAAG tcggataaaggaggagaaggagaacgAAGAACCTAAAACCATTCCTCTAAGGGTCTATGGAAAGGGAATCAATACTTTTGCAGTG ACCAAGACACTCCCGGTCAGCAACTGGGATTCGACCAATGAGGTGGTGCGACTGGCCCTGCAACAGTTCGGCGTCATA GGGAATGTGAAAGATTTCCAGCTGTGGGTGATCTCCAAGAAGGACAACGTCCCCTATCCTTTAATCG GTCACGAGTTTCCCTTCAGTATCCAGATGAGTCATGTGATACCGACCCCGTCTCCGGGAGGTGAAGGGAGGGACACGGCTGCTCCGCCTGTGGACAGACAGGTCGCCCTGCAGATGGAACAGCTACAGGTGTACAAGCAGTGCCAATTCATCCTGAAGCCTCgtcccacagacacacagaactTACCTGCAG AGCTGCCACAAAAGCCATTAAAGAGGAGGCGTTCCTTTATTGGCTGGGCCTTCTGGAGAGgttcctcctctcacctgaaCGACCCAAGTCTCAGCACACCCCGCGGCTGTCTGTTCGGCCAGCCGCTCGGCTCCGTGTGTATCGACGGTGCTCTGCCAAAGCCAGTTATG GACATGCTCGCCTTCCTGTATGCTGAGGGCTCGTGGACGAGGGGGATCTTCCGCCGTCCAGCAGGTGCTCGGGCTGTCAGGGAACTGAGGGACACTCTGGACAGCGGCAACTTTCAACTTCCTCTAACAAGAGACCACGTATTTGTCATCGCTGGAGTCTTTAAG GATTTCCTACGCAGCATCCCCGGCAGCTTGTTGTGCTCTGAGCTACACgaagaatggatggatgtgttggatgaagaggacgaggaagaaGAGCAAGTTCAGGACATTAAGAG AATGATTTCCCGCTTGCCTAACGAGAACGCCCTCCTGCTGCGCTACCTGCTGGCCATGCTGCATGGCATCCAGGGCAATGCCCAGGAGAACCAGATGACCAGTTTCAATTTATCAGTCTGCATtgctcccagcatgctttggcCTCCCGGAGCGCCTTGTAGCAATgaggcagagggagaaggaaCCAAGAAG gTATGCGAACTGGTCAAGTTCATGATCGAACACTGTCGGCAGATTCTGGGAGAGGATCCTTCCTCACTGTATGGAGGaccacccccccaacctcccCCGGAGGAGACGGGATCAG agtgGTTCTACCCGATGACCGACTCGTCCTACGACAGTCTAGAGAACGAGCtggaccacagcagcagctcccccagCTTCTGCAACAGAAGACAGCTCAGAGCCGAAACGCTACGAGGCAGCCTGGATTCCATCCTCACGTTCAGCGACTGCGACCAGGACACCGACCCGGAGATCCTCCAGGCCCAACCCGACAGCGAGCCCAGGCTGAAGGTTCACCCGCTGGAAAGACACAGAGCCAGGAGGCTGAAGCCAGGCGTCTCCTACGTCAGCCGGGACACACAGACCGTAAACTCGGGGAGCAGAGAGCGCCGTTGCTCGGAGCCGGCCATAACGTATGTGGCCAAATTTAGGCCGTGCGCTTCAGGGATGGATGATGCCAATAGTGAAGAGCTTCCCAGTCAGCCTCCAAACCCCTGTGGCGAGACCAAGAAGGGAGGTGGGACGTCAGCAGGTCTGGAGGCaagctcctccagcctgtcctccatctcccctgACCCGACTCGCTCCTCCTTGGACTCTCCGGACTCCCTTGACAGCGACATCACCTGGGTGAGGAGACGGGGACTCTACATATCCAGGACAAATCTACCTTCTGCAAGCTCCACCACGAGCAATCCTCAACCCTCCGGCGCCCCCCCCGAGCACAGCTGCTGTCCTAAAGGCTCCCCACCAAAAGAACCACTCACCTGGGGGACCCTGAAAAGCTGCCAGAGCCTCCACCCAAACTCTTGGCTGAAGAAAGGCCGGAGACTGTCGCTAACCCAACAAGACAATTTggcacaggaggaggacaaatcCGGG GGAGGACCCAGTCATAAGTCACTCACATTTGGGAAACACGCCTCAGAGAAAGGAAAAGCAGGCGAGAGGGGAGAACAGCCCGCGATCTCCAACAACCGGCCTCAGCAGAAACCATCCAGCAGGGTGTCAAGAGCCGGAGCAGATGGCAGCCGCGCATGTCTGCTCCCGGGGAAGGACGGGCACAGCGACCAGCACCTGAAGCGGGGCCCCTTCAGCCCGCCGCCCCACCACCGCTCGACAGGGAGCCTCAGCTTTTCTAAACCATCCTGGTTCCATTCTTCAGAGTCGCTGCTGCCGAGCGAAAACCCCAGCAAGCacaacacaggaagtgaggagaaAACGCCGAACCGGCCGTCGCCGCCGTTATTTATGAAGGAAAGTAGTTCCCCTTTCACTTTGCTGAAGCAAAGCAAGGCAGCGGAGGAGCAGCGCAGCTCCAGGCTCTACCAGCGGAGGGGGTCAGAACCTGGGCGTCAGGTGATTGACAGGTCCTCTGGGGTCACGCGAGCGAGGCTGCCCAGCGACCCGGGGCTGAAGGTCACCGAGGTGGATATTGGTTCACAGGGGGAGAAACCCAAGGCCCGTTTCTGCCTCTCCCCATGTGCTACCAAGGCGGTGCGGGATTACTTCAGCTCCCACCCTGACAGTAGCccacacagcagccagcaggtggcgctggcCCTGGTCGAGAGTCGCAGGGAATGGTTGAAGAGATGCAACGACCCCACGGCAGACGTGGACTTTGAGCAGCTTCTGTTTGCTGAAGAATCCTACGTTTGA